The Halichoerus grypus chromosome 9, mHalGry1.hap1.1, whole genome shotgun sequence genome has a window encoding:
- the ID4 gene encoding DNA-binding protein inhibitor ID-4: protein MKAVSPVRPSGRKAPSGCGGGELALRCLAEHGHSLGGSAAAAAAAAAARCKAAEAAADEPALCLQCDMNDCYSRLRRLVPTIPPNKKVSKVEILQHVIDYILDLQLALETHPALLRQPPPPAPPHHPAGTCPAAPPRTPLTALNTDPAGAVNKQGDSILCR from the exons ATGAAGGCGGTGAGCCCGGTGCGCCCCTCGGGCCGCAAGGCGCCGTCGGGCTGCGGCGGTGGGGAGCTGGCTCTGCGCTGCCTGGCCGAGCACggccacagcctgggtggctcggcggccgcggcggccgcggcggcggcagcgCGCTGCAaggcggcggaggcggcggccgACGAGCCGGCGCTGTGCCTGCAGTGCGATATGAACGACTGCTACAGCCGCCTGCGGAGGCTGGTGCCCACCATCCCGCCCAACAAGAAAGTCAGCAAAGTGGAGATCCTGCAGCACGTTATCGACTACATCCTGGACCTGCAGCTGGCGCTGGAGACGCACCCGGCTCTGCTGAGGCAGCCGCCACCGCCGGCGCCACCGCACCACCCGGCCGGGACCTGTCCGGCAGCGCCGCCGCGGACCCCGCTCACGGCGCTCAACACCGACCCG GCCGGCGCGGTGAACAAGCAGGGCGACAGCATTCTGTGCCGCTGA